A region from the Candidatus Thorarchaeota archaeon genome encodes:
- a CDS encoding replication factor C small subunit has translation MDLWTEKYRPQTLGEIVGQDNVINSLKHFVERGRVPHCLFSGPPGTSKTTAAMAMARDLFKESFDDNFMELNASDERGIDVVRNQVKQFARSIPAGGAPFKILVLDEADHLTADAQHALRRTMEAYASSCRMILICNYSSRIIPPIQSRCAIFRFSRLEEKAISERIEYIAKREKVEIEPSGIQAILYLAEGDMRAAINLLQAAASSTKKVNEENVFAIAGRANPRIIKEILALATSGKYKETLDMMRDLLYHEGISPLDLTRQLHKELATFENSHRVEILERTAETEFRITEGANGEVQLTALMAYLSTKE, from the coding sequence ATGGATCTCTGGACAGAAAAATATAGGCCACAGACTTTGGGAGAAATTGTCGGGCAAGATAATGTGATCAATAGTCTCAAACATTTTGTTGAACGGGGTCGTGTTCCACATTGCCTGTTCAGTGGACCCCCGGGGACTAGCAAGACAACAGCAGCAATGGCCATGGCGCGGGATCTCTTCAAGGAGTCATTTGATGACAATTTCATGGAACTAAATGCAAGTGATGAGAGAGGGATAGATGTGGTCAGGAATCAGGTCAAGCAGTTTGCACGATCCATTCCTGCAGGTGGTGCACCGTTCAAAATTTTAGTACTGGATGAAGCAGATCATTTAACTGCCGACGCTCAACATGCACTCAGAAGAACTATGGAGGCTTATGCATCCTCCTGTCGAATGATTTTAATATGTAATTATTCTAGCCGAATAATCCCCCCAATTCAATCACGATGTGCTATTTTTCGCTTTTCTAGGTTAGAAGAAAAAGCAATATCAGAAAGAATAGAATATATTGCAAAACGCGAAAAGGTGGAGATTGAGCCCTCAGGAATTCAAGCGATATTGTATCTGGCGGAGGGCGATATGCGTGCAGCGATCAATCTACTGCAGGCTGCAGCTTCGTCTACGAAAAAAGTCAACGAGGAAAACGTTTTTGCAATAGCAGGAAGAGCAAACCCACGCATCATCAAAGAGATACTGGCACTTGCAACCAGTGGAAAATACAAAGAAACTCTAGATATGATGAGAGACCTTCTATATCATGAGGGAATTTCGCCTCTGGATTTAACACGTCAACTTCACAAAGAGTTAGCAACATTCGAGAATAGTCATAGAGTGGAGATTCTTGAGAGAACGGCGGAAACTGAATTTAGAATTACAGAGGGCGCTAATGGAGAGGTACAATTGACGGCACTCATGGCATATCTCAGTACAAAAGAGTGA
- a CDS encoding replication factor C large subunit yields the protein MKTAPWPEKYRPITASQIVGNEEARTQLTTWIKSWLQGIPSRRAVLLLGPPGVGKTTTIYALANDLNMELVEFNASDRRNKEIIERVVWRSATQETLDGRKRIILLEEVDGLSGTGDRGGSGAIAKIIRETIHPLVMTANDPTSPRLKDLEKISRIITFEQISFDNILTVLKRILKDTGAEVDEELVARIADRANGDLRGAIADLETIIEGEMDKEGIIGGRNSRVSIEHTLKRIFMTTDPTVVRQVLNEADSDQDELLLWLEENLHLHLTDPTELAKGYEALSLADQVLGRIMNRQNWKLLSYFYDYIAMALAPSRIKTPFRLVKYKRPSWPLIVWKGTRALDKKAPLLSSLSEFTAVSRYRIPRIYTPYIEQMCERDQSNLTKMAKWLGIKPDAIAPRPQRKAK from the coding sequence ATGAAAACAGCACCTTGGCCAGAAAAATACAGACCGATCACCGCAAGTCAAATCGTGGGTAATGAAGAAGCACGAACTCAACTGACCACTTGGATAAAATCATGGTTGCAAGGGATACCTTCACGTCGAGCAGTACTGCTTTTAGGACCACCCGGTGTCGGAAAAACTACAACAATCTATGCCTTGGCTAACGATTTGAATATGGAGCTAGTAGAGTTTAACGCAAGTGATAGACGCAATAAGGAAATTATAGAAAGAGTCGTGTGGCGATCTGCCACTCAAGAAACTCTGGATGGCCGGAAACGAATCATATTACTTGAAGAGGTTGATGGGTTGTCGGGCACTGGGGACAGAGGCGGCTCAGGGGCAATTGCCAAGATAATACGAGAGACAATTCACCCCTTGGTCATGACCGCAAATGACCCAACTAGCCCTCGTCTTAAAGATTTGGAAAAAATCAGTCGCATTATAACATTTGAACAGATTTCGTTCGACAACATTCTTACAGTCTTGAAACGCATTTTAAAGGACACAGGCGCAGAAGTCGATGAGGAACTTGTTGCAAGAATAGCAGATAGGGCAAATGGCGATCTGCGAGGGGCAATTGCTGATCTTGAAACCATTATAGAGGGAGAGATGGATAAAGAGGGGATCATAGGCGGACGAAACTCACGAGTCTCCATCGAACATACACTAAAACGAATCTTCATGACGACCGATCCCACAGTGGTTAGACAGGTCCTTAACGAGGCCGATAGCGATCAGGATGAACTTTTACTCTGGTTAGAAGAAAACCTTCATCTTCACTTAACAGACCCAACCGAACTTGCAAAGGGGTATGAAGCATTATCTTTGGCCGATCAAGTATTGGGAAGGATTATGAATAGACAAAACTGGAAGCTCCTATCCTATTTTTATGACTATATCGCAATGGCGTTAGCACCTAGTCGAATAAAAACACCATTTAGATTAGTAAAATACAAACGACCAAGCTGGCCATTGATTGTGTGGAAGGGAACACGGGCATTAGACAAAAAAGCCCCACTACTTTCGAGCCTATCAGAATTTACAGCGGTCTCAAGATATCGAATTCCAAGAATATATACACCGTACATTGAACAGATGTGCGAACGTGATCAGAGTAATTTAACCAAGATGGCAAAATGGCTTGGAATTAAACCGGACGCAATTGCTCCTCGGCCTCAGCGGAAAGCGAAGTGA
- the truA gene encoding tRNA pseudouridine(38-40) synthase TruA, with product MTAFLARLFYFGDGFHGSQVQPGLRTVQGELISAISRWSGEPHDTKTVRLSGRTDRGVHSIGQVVMINTDMPFSVMGINKHLPPDMGLWAFCKIHNEFNPRHDVLSRYYRYYLPHNDDFDISLMQKASQLLVGVHDFKFLSKRDGLRPTTTTLLNVAVIPTETSLKIEVHGTSFLWKLVRNIASLLLLVGRHQIDLDAVNNIVHAKARLASGIRPAPPEALFLMESVVPFHFILDKYGVRRMQKIINGRLNFFRRFLVALTSLSAEAEEQLRPV from the coding sequence TTGACTGCATTCTTAGCGCGTCTCTTTTATTTTGGGGATGGATTCCATGGCTCACAGGTACAACCGGGCCTTCGTACCGTCCAGGGCGAATTAATCTCGGCAATCTCTCGTTGGAGTGGCGAACCCCATGACACTAAGACGGTTCGACTTTCTGGCAGGACTGATCGTGGAGTTCATAGCATTGGGCAGGTTGTGATGATCAATACCGATATGCCATTTAGTGTAATGGGCATAAACAAACATCTTCCACCTGATATGGGTCTCTGGGCATTTTGTAAGATTCACAATGAGTTTAATCCAAGACATGACGTTCTATCGAGATATTATCGATATTATCTCCCTCACAATGATGATTTTGACATTTCTCTTATGCAAAAAGCCTCACAGCTTCTAGTGGGGGTTCATGACTTTAAATTTCTATCAAAGCGTGATGGTCTTCGCCCTACAACGACAACTCTTCTTAATGTTGCAGTCATTCCGACCGAGACGTCCCTAAAAATCGAAGTACATGGCACAAGCTTTCTCTGGAAACTTGTGCGAAATATAGCTTCCCTGCTACTCCTCGTTGGGCGTCATCAAATAGACTTAGATGCTGTCAATAATATTGTACACGCAAAGGCGCGTCTTGCAAGTGGTATTCGCCCCGCCCCTCCGGAGGCCCTCTTTCTGATGGAGTCCGTTGTTCCCTTTCATTTTATTCTTGACAAATATGGTGTCCGGCGGATGCAAAAAATAATTAATGGACGCCTTAACTTTTTCAGAAGGTTTCTGGTCGCACTCACTTCGCTTTCCGCTGAGGCCGAGGAGCAATTGCGTCCGGTTTAA